In Saccharothrix syringae, the following are encoded in one genomic region:
- a CDS encoding SdpI family protein: MNIVLPVVLGLIGVAFGAVGFLGVRGALRRNRFFGVRTKAALRDDEAFALANRVAGVPNLAAGAIALVAAVAAAVNPGPVLLVALIGFVGSVAVASAGGVLGHRAAEAMPEPEPAGGCGGCACAGACGVLSRA, from the coding sequence GTGAACATCGTGCTGCCTGTGGTGCTGGGTCTGATCGGCGTCGCCTTCGGGGCGGTCGGCTTCCTGGGCGTGCGGGGCGCGCTGCGCCGGAACCGGTTCTTCGGCGTGCGGACCAAGGCGGCGCTCCGGGACGACGAGGCGTTCGCGCTGGCCAACCGGGTGGCCGGGGTGCCGAACCTGGCCGCGGGCGCGATCGCGCTGGTGGCGGCCGTGGCGGCGGCGGTCAACCCGGGACCGGTGCTGCTGGTCGCGCTGATCGGGTTCGTCGGCAGCGTGGCGGTCGCGAGCGCCGGCGGGGTGCTGGGGCACCGGGCGGCCGAGGCGATGCCCGAGCCCGAGCCGGCCGGCGGGTGCGGCGGGTGCGCGTGCGCCGGCGCCTGCGGCGTCCTCAGCCGCGCCTGA
- a CDS encoding YqgE/AlgH family protein has protein sequence MRPDAEVEPGSLLVAAPSLTDPNFRRTVVYVIDHRGKGTLGVVLNRPSEVAVHDVLPAWGRHVSRPRAVYIGGPVEQKTALCLAAMRTGEDMSSLEGVVGVHGPVALVDLDADPDSLAPRVRGMRVFVGYSGWSEGQLGDEISRGDWIVVKGLPDDVVTPPNVDLWGRVLRRQGMPTALLATYPTDIRRN, from the coding sequence GTGCGCCCTGATGCCGAAGTCGAACCGGGTTCGCTGCTGGTCGCGGCACCGAGCCTGACCGACCCCAACTTCCGGCGGACCGTGGTCTACGTGATCGACCACCGCGGCAAGGGCACCCTCGGTGTCGTGCTGAACCGGCCCAGCGAGGTCGCCGTCCACGACGTCCTGCCCGCGTGGGGCCGGCACGTGTCCCGCCCCCGGGCGGTCTACATCGGCGGCCCGGTGGAGCAGAAGACGGCCCTCTGCCTGGCCGCGATGCGCACCGGGGAGGACATGAGTTCACTCGAAGGTGTCGTCGGCGTGCACGGCCCCGTGGCCCTGGTCGACCTGGACGCGGACCCGGACTCCCTCGCGCCGAGGGTGCGCGGCATGCGCGTGTTCGTGGGCTACTCGGGCTGGAGCGAGGGCCAGCTGGGCGACGAGATCTCCCGCGGCGACTGGATCGTGGTCAAGGGCCTGCCGGACGACGTGGTGACCCCGCCGAACGTCGACCTCTGGGGCCGCGTCCTGCGCCGCCAGGGCATGCCGACCGCCCTCCTGGCCACCTACCCCACCGACATCCGCCGCAACTGA
- a CDS encoding MFS transporter: MTTAAAKHHLGVRRLLAAADFRRLLASRLAAQCGDGLFQAGLAGAVLFNPERQADPLAVAAGFAVLLLPYSVVGPFAGALLDRWDRRRVLVVANLTRGVFVLLTAAAVGLGLDGVPLYASALLVTGVSRFVGSGLSASLPHVVQPDHLVEANAVAATLGALSAVLGAGVAVGLRGLFGAGDGGSAATTAFALVGSLLAAWLAIRFRPGRLGPDEVVEPSRAVTAVARGLLDGARAVWRTPSVAAALLALLAHRAAFGASLLLTLLLMRNAFTDFGPFKAGLAGLGEVAVAGGAGILVAGLVTDRLVAVLGRRGTVSGALLLAAATQLGLGLPMLLPTTLAASFVLTFAGQVVKLCVDAAVQGDIGDEVRGRVFALYDTLFNVMQVLAVTAAAAVVPPDGRSAGLVVAATVAYLLGLLGYLLLVKRAPLPVGDGRARGSAR, translated from the coding sequence GTGACCACTGCCGCGGCCAAGCACCACCTCGGGGTCCGGAGGCTCCTCGCCGCGGCGGACTTCCGCCGGCTGCTCGCCTCCCGGCTGGCCGCCCAGTGCGGCGACGGCCTGTTCCAGGCCGGGCTCGCGGGCGCGGTGCTGTTCAACCCCGAGCGCCAGGCCGACCCGCTCGCCGTCGCCGCCGGGTTCGCCGTGCTGCTGCTGCCGTACTCGGTGGTCGGCCCGTTCGCGGGCGCCCTGCTCGACCGGTGGGACCGCCGCCGCGTCCTGGTGGTGGCCAACCTCACCCGCGGCGTGTTCGTCCTGCTCACCGCCGCCGCGGTCGGGCTGGGCCTGGACGGCGTGCCGCTCTACGCCTCGGCCCTGCTGGTCACCGGGGTGAGCCGGTTCGTCGGCTCGGGCCTGTCCGCCTCCCTGCCGCACGTGGTGCAACCCGACCACCTGGTCGAGGCCAACGCGGTCGCGGCCACGCTCGGCGCGCTCTCCGCCGTGCTCGGCGCGGGCGTCGCGGTCGGGCTGCGCGGCCTGTTCGGCGCCGGTGACGGCGGCTCGGCCGCGACCACGGCGTTCGCCCTGGTGGGCTCGCTGCTGGCGGCCTGGTTGGCGATCCGCTTCAGACCGGGGCGGCTCGGGCCGGACGAGGTGGTCGAGCCCAGCCGCGCGGTCACCGCGGTGGCCCGGGGCCTGCTGGACGGCGCGCGGGCGGTCTGGCGGACGCCCAGCGTGGCCGCGGCGCTGCTCGCGCTGCTGGCGCACCGGGCCGCGTTCGGCGCGTCGCTGCTGCTCACCCTGCTGCTGATGCGCAACGCGTTCACCGACTTCGGCCCGTTCAAGGCGGGCCTGGCCGGGCTGGGCGAGGTGGCCGTGGCCGGTGGCGCGGGCATCCTGGTCGCGGGCCTGGTCACCGACCGGCTGGTGGCCGTGCTGGGCCGGCGCGGCACGGTGTCCGGCGCGCTGCTGCTGGCCGCGGCCACCCAGCTGGGCCTGGGCCTGCCGATGCTGCTGCCCACCACGCTGGCCGCGTCGTTCGTGCTCACCTTCGCCGGCCAGGTGGTGAAGCTGTGCGTGGACGCGGCCGTGCAGGGCGACATCGGCGACGAGGTGCGCGGCCGGGTGTTCGCCCTGTACGACACGCTGTTCAACGTCATGCAGGTGCTCGCGGTCACCGCCGCGGCGGCCGTGGTGCCCCCGGACGGCCGGTCGGCCGGCCTGGTGGTCGCCGCGACGGTGGCCTACCTGCTCGGACTGCTCGGTTACCTGTTGTTGGTCAAGCGGGCACCGCTGCCGGTCGGCGACGGCCGGGCCCGCGGGTCAGCGCGGTAG
- a CDS encoding response regulator transcription factor, giving the protein MNAWGLSEGGTRVKGLETLSDRQRAVLRCLARGLADHEIARVLAMSQVQVGAVVSEILRALNLRDRMAAVVYAHETGMIRLPLPR; this is encoded by the coding sequence ATGAACGCTTGGGGATTGTCCGAGGGGGGCACCCGGGTGAAGGGGCTGGAAACGCTGTCGGACCGGCAGCGGGCGGTGCTCAGGTGCCTCGCCCGCGGCCTGGCCGACCACGAGATAGCGCGGGTCCTGGCGATGAGCCAGGTCCAGGTGGGAGCGGTGGTGTCGGAGATCCTGCGGGCGCTGAACCTGCGCGACCGGATGGCCGCGGTGGTCTACGCCCACGAGACGGGGATGATCCGGCTGCCGCTACCGCGCTGA
- a CDS encoding CCA tRNA nucleotidyltransferase, producing MRRAHTGGCRPCGQLVRVAPGGPVPWLLVSGPEATAVDNAAVEPLSTSPVADELAARFAAAGHRLYLVGGSVRDALLGRLSGDLDFTTDARPDRITSLLKGWADAIWDTGIAYGTVGATKRGQTVEVTTFRADAYDGVSRNPEVTFGDTVEGDLVRRDFTVNAMAYDVVNRELVDPTGGRRALRDRVLDTPATPQESFSDDPLRMLRAARFASQLGFRVAPRVREAMTAMAGELGRITAERVQAELAKLLTGADPRAGVELVVDTGLADVVLPELPAMRLEIDEHHQHKDVYQHSLVVLEQAVDLEDGPEPDLVLRLAALLHDIGKPDTRRFEEGGGVSFHHHEVVGAKMVRKRLRALKFSKEITEDVAQLVYLHLRFHGYGTGEWTDSAVRRYVTDAGHLLTRLHKLVRADCTTRNKRKANALQRTYDDLERRIERIAAEEDLKRVRPDLDGNEIMRLLGLPPGPQVGRAWKFLKELRLDRGPLDHDEAVAELLAWARAEGIEPPTGCPE from the coding sequence ATGCGGCGCGCGCACACCGGCGGGTGCCGGCCCTGTGGACAACTCGTTCGGGTGGCCCCGGGCGGCCCAGTACCCTGGCTCCTCGTGTCCGGACCCGAAGCCACCGCCGTGGACAATGCCGCGGTGGAACCGCTCAGCACCTCGCCCGTCGCCGACGAGCTGGCCGCCCGCTTCGCCGCGGCAGGCCACCGGCTCTACCTGGTCGGCGGCAGCGTGCGGGACGCGCTGCTCGGTCGCCTGTCCGGTGACCTGGACTTCACCACCGACGCGCGCCCCGACCGGATCACGTCCCTGCTCAAGGGCTGGGCCGACGCCATCTGGGACACCGGCATCGCCTACGGCACGGTCGGCGCGACCAAGCGCGGCCAGACCGTCGAGGTCACCACGTTCCGCGCCGACGCCTACGACGGCGTCAGCCGCAACCCCGAGGTGACCTTCGGCGACACCGTCGAGGGCGACCTGGTCCGCCGCGACTTCACGGTCAACGCGATGGCCTACGACGTGGTCAACCGCGAGCTGGTCGACCCGACCGGTGGCCGGCGGGCGCTGCGCGACCGCGTCCTGGACACCCCCGCCACCCCGCAGGAGTCGTTCTCCGACGACCCGCTGCGGATGCTGCGCGCCGCCCGCTTCGCCTCCCAGCTCGGCTTCCGCGTCGCGCCGCGCGTCCGCGAGGCCATGACCGCGATGGCGGGTGAGCTGGGGCGCATCACCGCCGAGCGGGTCCAGGCCGAGCTGGCCAAGCTGCTCACCGGCGCGGACCCGCGCGCGGGCGTGGAGCTCGTGGTCGACACCGGGCTCGCCGACGTGGTGCTGCCCGAGCTGCCCGCCATGCGGCTGGAGATCGACGAGCACCACCAGCACAAGGACGTCTACCAGCACTCCCTGGTGGTGCTGGAGCAGGCGGTCGACCTGGAGGACGGGCCGGAGCCGGACCTGGTGCTGCGCCTGGCGGCCCTGCTGCACGACATCGGCAAGCCGGACACCCGGCGGTTCGAGGAGGGCGGCGGGGTGTCGTTCCACCACCACGAGGTGGTCGGCGCCAAGATGGTCCGCAAGCGTTTGCGCGCGTTGAAGTTCTCCAAGGAGATCACCGAGGACGTCGCCCAGCTCGTGTACCTCCACCTGCGCTTCCACGGCTACGGCACGGGCGAGTGGACCGACTCGGCGGTGCGCCGCTACGTCACCGACGCGGGCCACCTGCTCACCCGCCTGCACAAGCTCGTCCGGGCCGACTGCACGACCCGGAACAAGCGCAAGGCCAACGCCCTCCAGCGCACCTACGACGACCTGGAGCGCCGGATCGAGCGGATCGCGGCCGAGGAGGACCTCAAGCGCGTCCGCCCCGACCTCGACGGCAACGAGATCATGCGGCTGCTGGGCCTGCCGCCCGGCCCGCAGGTCGGCCGCGCGTGGAAGTTCCTCAAGGAGCTGCGCCTCGACCGGGGGCCGCTCGACCACGACGAGGCCGTCGCGGAGCTGCTGGCGTGGGCCCGAGCGGAGGGCATCGAGCCGCCAACCGGTTGCCCGGAGTGA
- a CDS encoding NUDIX hydrolase, with the protein MPQSSGRSGGPKPRRRNRRRGRRLKTVDETSAGGLVLDFEQRAAAVIGRLDRRGRLLWSLPKGHIEAGETAEQTAVREVAEETGIHSRVLRPLGSIDYWFVAEDRRVHKTVHHFLLEALGGELSDEDVEVTEVAWVPLGELDERLAYADERRLVRRAAELISEHHETRCRETGYQQTGHRTTGYRTDGAESA; encoded by the coding sequence ATGCCCCAGTCGTCCGGTCGCTCCGGCGGTCCCAAGCCGAGGCGCCGGAACCGGCGCCGGGGCAGGCGGCTGAAGACCGTGGACGAGACCTCGGCGGGTGGGCTGGTGCTGGACTTCGAGCAGCGCGCGGCGGCCGTGATCGGCCGGCTGGACCGGCGCGGGCGCCTGCTGTGGTCCCTGCCGAAGGGCCACATCGAGGCCGGTGAGACCGCGGAGCAGACCGCGGTGCGCGAGGTCGCGGAGGAAACCGGTATTCATAGCAGGGTGCTCCGGCCGCTCGGCTCGATCGACTACTGGTTCGTCGCCGAGGACCGGCGGGTGCACAAGACCGTCCACCACTTCCTGCTGGAGGCGTTGGGCGGCGAGCTTTCCGACGAGGACGTGGAGGTCACCGAGGTGGCGTGGGTGCCCCTTGGCGAACTGGACGAGCGGCTCGCCTACGCGGACGAGCGCCGACTGGTGCGCCGTGCCGCCGAACTGATCTCCGAGCACCACGAGACCCGGTGCCGCGAGACCGGGTACCAGCAGACCGGGCACCGGACGACCGGGTACCGGACGGACGGAGCGGAGTCGGCGTGA
- a CDS encoding DUF6049 family protein: MKRLLAAVAAAVVVIVTSGAPAHAAPQDGRLPVRPAPATQVWATRALSSQPGQQSQVYLRLDVEELTPRVVTAGTDRITIRGKVVNVGDRFIEDIELRLERGRVLTDEEQVRQALREPADAEFVQPAFTRIADRLEQDESKPFELSVPLRGGDRTSLQIDEPGIYPILANINGTPDFGGRARLAALSTLLPVVAVPGGEAPAPPADPAKVTLLWPLADRPRLVGVNPTVLTDDELASSIAMGGRLWGLLKAYESALDSRLGAGVCLAVDPDLLRTVAAMAEGYQVRGQGAGRGEGEAELWLAQLKLLAGGRCVVALPDASADLVAVSRARLTDLGALALDGAEVIREVLEVQPTEGLTWPEDGVLDQQTLDDLTAGGVTSLVVDQSAVAGTPGTGPVRLDAAGGRAVTAVRVDGMVSDALQGAAPTRPVAGVTTPTENRPVSVQNALAALTFRAAFQSTGQHVVVAPPRRWNAPTGEVNTLLQSAKSLVDGGFATPVALGSLLAAPAGVTAALSYPVEAGAREVPPAVTAEVADAWTRVGRLVDSMSQPDADGAEPVDLVAPLRLGLLHAVSGAWRGNESGARAALGIAREQSDALVGQVTVTEPNSPILLGSGDSPIPLSVKNGLDVRVTVRVLIEDTPGIVAKDAQEYTLPARGDRLVPLQVEVLRSGRFPVHIRLVTTSGVELGERARLEVSSSVYGTITVVITGLAGAALVLLSARRIHRRVRAAKQAAAQVVAQAAEDTHPDGAGAGAGTGAGTPERSSAS, translated from the coding sequence GTGAAACGGCTGCTGGCCGCGGTGGCGGCGGCGGTGGTGGTCATCGTGACCTCCGGCGCGCCCGCGCACGCGGCGCCCCAGGACGGCAGGCTGCCGGTCCGGCCCGCGCCGGCCACCCAGGTGTGGGCCACCCGCGCGCTGTCGAGCCAACCCGGCCAGCAGTCGCAGGTCTACCTGCGCCTGGACGTGGAGGAGCTGACCCCGCGGGTGGTCACCGCGGGCACCGACCGGATCACCATCCGGGGCAAGGTGGTCAACGTCGGCGACCGGTTCATCGAGGACATCGAGCTGCGCCTGGAGCGCGGCCGGGTGCTGACCGACGAGGAGCAGGTCCGCCAGGCCCTGCGCGAACCGGCCGACGCCGAGTTCGTGCAGCCCGCCTTCACCCGGATCGCCGACCGCCTGGAGCAGGACGAGTCCAAGCCGTTCGAGCTGTCCGTGCCGCTGCGCGGCGGCGACCGGACCTCGCTGCAGATCGACGAGCCCGGCATCTACCCGATCCTGGCCAACATCAACGGCACCCCCGACTTCGGCGGCCGGGCGCGGCTGGCCGCGCTGAGCACGCTGCTGCCGGTCGTCGCGGTGCCCGGCGGCGAGGCGCCCGCGCCGCCCGCGGACCCGGCCAAGGTCACCCTGCTGTGGCCGCTGGCCGACCGGCCGCGGCTGGTCGGCGTGAACCCGACCGTGCTCACCGACGACGAGCTGGCGTCCTCGATCGCCATGGGCGGGCGGCTGTGGGGCCTGCTCAAGGCGTACGAGTCGGCGCTGGACAGCCGGCTGGGCGCGGGCGTGTGCCTGGCCGTCGACCCGGACCTGCTGCGCACGGTCGCGGCGATGGCCGAGGGCTACCAGGTGCGCGGCCAGGGCGCGGGCCGCGGCGAGGGCGAGGCGGAGCTGTGGCTGGCCCAGCTCAAGCTGCTGGCCGGCGGCCGGTGCGTGGTCGCGCTGCCGGACGCGAGCGCCGACCTGGTCGCGGTGTCCCGGGCCCGGCTGACCGACCTGGGCGCGCTCGCGCTGGACGGCGCCGAGGTGATCCGCGAGGTGCTGGAGGTGCAGCCGACCGAGGGCCTGACCTGGCCCGAGGACGGCGTGCTCGACCAGCAGACCCTGGACGACCTCACCGCGGGCGGCGTCACGTCGCTGGTGGTCGACCAGTCCGCGGTGGCGGGCACCCCCGGCACCGGCCCGGTCCGGCTCGACGCGGCGGGCGGCCGGGCGGTCACCGCCGTGCGCGTCGACGGCATGGTGTCCGACGCGCTCCAGGGCGCGGCGCCGACCCGGCCGGTGGCGGGCGTGACCACGCCGACCGAGAACAGGCCGGTGTCGGTGCAGAACGCGCTGGCCGCGCTGACCTTCCGGGCCGCGTTCCAGAGCACCGGGCAGCACGTGGTGGTCGCGCCGCCGCGCCGGTGGAACGCGCCGACCGGCGAGGTGAACACCCTGCTCCAGTCGGCGAAGTCCCTGGTCGACGGCGGTTTCGCGACCCCGGTGGCGCTGGGCTCGCTGCTCGCGGCCCCGGCCGGGGTGACCGCGGCGCTGAGCTACCCGGTGGAGGCGGGCGCGCGGGAGGTGCCGCCCGCGGTGACCGCCGAGGTGGCCGACGCGTGGACCCGCGTGGGGCGGCTGGTCGACTCGATGAGCCAGCCCGACGCGGACGGCGCGGAGCCCGTCGACCTGGTCGCCCCGCTGCGGCTGGGCCTGCTGCACGCGGTCTCCGGGGCGTGGCGCGGCAACGAGAGCGGGGCGCGCGCCGCCCTGGGCATCGCGCGCGAGCAGTCCGACGCGCTGGTGGGCCAGGTCACGGTGACCGAGCCGAACAGCCCGATCCTGCTCGGGTCCGGGGACAGCCCGATCCCGCTGTCGGTGAAGAACGGGCTGGACGTGCGGGTGACCGTGCGGGTGCTCATCGAGGACACGCCGGGCATCGTGGCCAAGGACGCGCAGGAGTACACCCTGCCCGCGCGCGGCGACCGGCTGGTGCCGCTCCAGGTGGAGGTGCTGCGGTCCGGGCGGTTCCCGGTGCACATCCGCCTGGTCACCACCAGCGGCGTCGAACTGGGCGAGCGGGCCCGGTTGGAGGTGTCCTCCTCGGTGTACGGGACCATCACGGTCGTCATCACCGGCCTGGCGGGCGCCGCCCTGGTCCTGCTGTCCGCGCGCCGCATCCACCGGCGGGTGCGGGCGGCGAAGCAGGCCGCGGCGCAGGTGGTCGCCCAGGCCGCCGAGGACACCCACCCGGACGGAGCAGGCGCGGGGGCGGGCACCGGAGCCGGCACCCCGGAGAGGTCGAGCGCGAGTTGA
- the murJ gene encoding murein biosynthesis integral membrane protein MurJ, whose protein sequence is MTQQEQEQQREPSLARAGGSMAIATIVSRASGLLSKLLLVTFVGVDVLNDSYQVATTLPTMINELLLGGVLTSVAIPLLVRAEKEDGDGGESYAQWMITMAAVVLGIGTAVAIACAPLLTALFIDSSNANPALVTAFAYLVLPGIVFYGLSALLGAILNTRNVFGLPTWAPVLNNVVVIVTLCAYWLMPGEISLDPVRMGEPKLLVLGLGTMAGVALQALVLVPAMRRTGFRFRWRWGWDRRLAEFGGLAFWVLLYVALGFVSMVVLTRVATGDDGAITAYNMQWLIAQVPYGVLGVSLLTALMPRMSRAAAADDTGALVGDLSFGNRMSAVLLMPFSALLTVAGVSIGVAVFAHGESTVEDGRQIGTALALSAFGLVPYAITLLQLRVFYALKDARTPTLIQAVIVVVRIALLYGFREFSPPGKLAVGVSIAMSLSFVVGALVGQVWLRVRLGRLRTGYTAWTICLTVVASAIAFGAATGLAWLVVQILGTGSPVLDAWVELVIQGVVGLPLSFALLALFRVPEVKPAVAKISRLVGRR, encoded by the coding sequence GTGACCCAACAAGAGCAGGAACAGCAGCGGGAGCCGTCGCTGGCGCGCGCCGGCGGCTCCATGGCCATCGCCACGATCGTCAGCCGCGCCTCCGGCCTGCTGTCGAAGCTGCTGCTGGTCACCTTCGTCGGCGTCGACGTGCTCAACGACTCCTACCAGGTCGCCACCACGCTGCCCACGATGATCAACGAGCTGCTGCTCGGCGGTGTGCTGACCAGCGTGGCCATCCCGCTGCTGGTGCGCGCCGAGAAGGAGGACGGCGACGGCGGCGAGTCGTACGCGCAGTGGATGATCACCATGGCGGCGGTGGTGCTGGGCATCGGCACGGCCGTGGCCATCGCCTGCGCGCCGCTGCTGACCGCGCTGTTCATCGACTCCTCCAACGCCAACCCGGCGCTGGTCACCGCGTTCGCCTACCTGGTGCTGCCGGGCATCGTGTTCTACGGCCTGTCGGCGCTGCTCGGCGCGATCCTCAACACCCGCAACGTGTTCGGCCTGCCCACCTGGGCACCGGTGCTCAACAACGTCGTGGTGATCGTGACGCTGTGCGCGTACTGGCTGATGCCGGGCGAGATCTCGCTCGACCCGGTGCGGATGGGCGAGCCGAAACTGCTGGTCCTGGGCCTGGGCACGATGGCGGGCGTGGCGCTGCAGGCGCTGGTCCTGGTGCCCGCGATGCGGCGGACCGGGTTCCGGTTCCGCTGGCGCTGGGGGTGGGACCGCAGGCTGGCCGAGTTCGGCGGCCTGGCGTTCTGGGTGCTGCTGTACGTGGCGCTCGGGTTCGTCAGCATGGTGGTGCTGACCCGCGTGGCCACCGGCGACGACGGCGCGATCACCGCCTACAACATGCAGTGGCTGATCGCCCAGGTGCCCTACGGCGTGCTGGGCGTGTCGCTGCTGACCGCGCTGATGCCGAGGATGAGCCGCGCCGCGGCGGCGGACGACACGGGCGCGCTGGTCGGCGACCTGTCGTTCGGCAACCGGATGTCGGCGGTGCTGCTGATGCCGTTCAGCGCGCTGCTGACCGTGGCGGGCGTGTCGATCGGCGTGGCGGTGTTCGCGCACGGCGAGTCGACCGTCGAGGACGGCAGGCAGATCGGCACGGCGCTGGCGCTGTCGGCGTTCGGCCTGGTCCCGTACGCGATCACGCTGCTCCAGCTGCGCGTGTTCTACGCGCTCAAGGACGCCCGGACGCCCACCCTCATCCAGGCGGTGATCGTGGTGGTGCGGATCGCGCTGCTCTACGGGTTCCGGGAGTTCTCGCCGCCGGGCAAGCTGGCGGTGGGCGTGTCGATCGCGATGTCGCTGAGCTTCGTGGTCGGCGCGCTGGTGGGGCAGGTGTGGCTGCGCGTCAGGCTGGGCCGGCTGCGGACGGGCTACACCGCGTGGACCATCTGCCTGACCGTGGTGGCGTCCGCGATCGCGTTCGGCGCGGCCACCGGGCTGGCCTGGCTGGTCGTCCAGATCCTGGGAACCGGTTCCCCCGTTCTGGACGCCTGGGTCGAGCTGGTGATCCAGGGCGTGGTGGGCCTGCCGCTGAGCTTCGCCCTGCTGGCGCTGTTCCGGGTGCCCGAGGTGAAGCCCGCGGTGGCCAAGATCAGTCGTTTGGTGGGGCGTCGATGA
- a CDS encoding protein kinase family protein produces the protein MSSGPIQNTSLVPGGVIGDGRYRLLARSGVDRRCDAELWRARDGQLNRDVALTVLVGTPADQAAVARAKRTAERAMHASSFTHPGVARVIDVLTPGAAPRLGEGILGIVVAEWTQGSDLLEVVAQGPLPAGAATRLLEPLGAAIEGAHHAGLVLGADHPQRIRVTQDGRLRLAFPGPRPDAIARDDVKGLGAVLYLLLTGKWALPGGPEQVPRAPTAPDGSVVAPSALHPYVPHELSSVAVRSLEDTSVGGIRTSAAILQVLDQIATSEADTALINRVTADDPDDGAVWTTQRPVRDKDQKRKLMISVAVLAVATLAVIAWLSMQIVSFFSDEPTGGGGPTVVIGQSAEPGRSGQPAPPAPQPAGPVQPASVGVYDVTNQPDNANRANRAVDGNPTTVWQTENYFQPFPALKPGIGLMAGFAEPVRLASITVTSPSEGTVVEVRVAGAPGAPLEETKVIGTATLSAGQTQIQLNDHEPTQNLLLWVTKLAGSGRNNKSEIAELVYTRAQ, from the coding sequence GTGAGCAGCGGCCCGATCCAGAACACCTCGCTGGTACCCGGCGGGGTGATCGGCGACGGCCGCTACCGGTTGCTGGCGCGGTCCGGCGTGGACCGGCGGTGCGACGCCGAGCTGTGGCGGGCGCGCGACGGCCAGCTCAACCGGGACGTGGCGCTGACCGTCCTGGTGGGCACCCCGGCCGACCAGGCCGCCGTGGCCCGCGCCAAGCGGACCGCCGAGCGCGCCATGCACGCCTCCAGCTTCACCCACCCGGGGGTCGCCCGGGTGATCGACGTGCTGACCCCCGGCGCCGCGCCGCGGCTCGGCGAGGGCATCCTCGGCATCGTCGTGGCCGAGTGGACCCAGGGCTCGGACCTGCTGGAGGTGGTCGCGCAGGGGCCGCTGCCCGCGGGCGCGGCGACCCGGCTGCTGGAGCCGCTGGGCGCGGCCATCGAGGGCGCGCACCACGCGGGCCTGGTGCTGGGCGCCGACCACCCGCAGCGCATCCGCGTGACCCAGGACGGCCGGCTGCGGCTGGCGTTCCCCGGCCCGCGGCCGGACGCGATCGCGCGCGACGACGTGAAGGGCCTCGGCGCCGTCCTGTACCTGCTGCTCACCGGCAAGTGGGCGCTGCCGGGCGGGCCCGAGCAGGTGCCGCGGGCGCCGACCGCGCCGGACGGGTCGGTGGTCGCGCCGAGCGCGCTGCACCCGTACGTGCCGCACGAGCTGTCGTCGGTGGCGGTGCGCAGCCTGGAGGACACCAGCGTCGGCGGCATCCGCACCAGCGCGGCGATCCTGCAGGTGCTCGACCAGATCGCGACGTCGGAGGCCGACACCGCGCTGATCAACCGCGTGACCGCGGACGACCCGGACGACGGCGCCGTGTGGACCACGCAGCGGCCGGTGCGGGACAAAGACCAGAAGCGCAAGCTGATGATCAGCGTGGCCGTGCTGGCGGTGGCCACGCTCGCCGTGATCGCCTGGCTGAGCATGCAGATCGTCAGCTTCTTCAGCGACGAGCCGACCGGCGGCGGCGGGCCCACCGTGGTGATCGGGCAGTCCGCCGAGCCAGGGCGGAGCGGCCAGCCCGCGCCGCCCGCGCCGCAGCCGGCCGGGCCCGTGCAGCCGGCGTCGGTGGGCGTGTACGACGTGACCAACCAGCCGGACAACGCCAACCGGGCCAACCGCGCGGTCGACGGCAACCCGACCACGGTGTGGCAGACCGAGAACTACTTCCAGCCGTTCCCGGCGCTCAAGCCGGGGATCGGGCTGATGGCGGGCTTCGCCGAACCCGTGCGGCTGGCGTCGATCACGGTGACCTCGCCCAGCGAGGGCACGGTGGTGGAGGTCCGGGTGGCCGGTGCGCCGGGCGCGCCGCTGGAGGAGACCAAGGTCATCGGCACGGCGACGCTGTCGGCCGGGCAGACGCAGATCCAGCTGAACGACCACGAGCCGACCCAGAACCTGCTCCTGTGGGTGACCAAGCTGGCGGGCAGCGGGCGGAACAACAAGTCGGAGATCGCGGAGCTGGTGTACACGCGGGCGCAGTAG
- the sigM gene encoding RNA polymerase sigma factor SigM, with amino-acid sequence MTAAASSDADLIAAHAAGDPHAFAELVRRHRDRMWAVALRTLRDPEEAADALQEAFISAFRAAASFRAESQVTTWLHRIVVNACLDRMRRRQTRPTVPLPEAGPGEPVSPRDAMAERETRLVVQEALNELPEEQRAPIVLVDVEGYSVAETARMLGIAEGTVKSRCARGRAKLAKVLGHLRNQGADANVPGNDVQVQQGRQWEER; translated from the coding sequence GTGACCGCCGCAGCCAGCTCGGACGCAGACCTGATCGCGGCGCACGCCGCCGGTGACCCGCACGCCTTCGCGGAGCTGGTGCGCAGGCACCGGGACCGCATGTGGGCCGTTGCCCTGCGCACGTTGCGCGATCCCGAGGAGGCCGCGGACGCGTTGCAGGAGGCGTTCATCTCCGCCTTCCGGGCCGCGGCGAGCTTCCGGGCCGAGTCGCAGGTCACCACGTGGCTGCACCGAATAGTGGTCAACGCCTGCCTGGACCGGATGCGCAGGCGACAAACCAGGCCGACGGTGCCGCTGCCGGAGGCCGGTCCCGGCGAGCCCGTGTCGCCGCGCGACGCGATGGCCGAGCGCGAGACCCGGCTGGTCGTGCAGGAGGCCCTGAACGAGCTGCCGGAAGAGCAGCGCGCCCCGATCGTGCTGGTCGACGTCGAGGGGTACTCGGTGGCCGAGACCGCCAGGATGCTGGGCATCGCGGAGGGCACCGTGAAGTCCCGCTGCGCGCGCGGTCGGGCGAAGCTGGCCAAAGTTCTGGGGCACCTCCGGAACCAGGGTGCAGATGCGAACGTCCCAGGGAACGATGTGCAGGTGCAACAGGGACGTCAGTGGGAGGAACGATGA